One genomic region from Panthera tigris isolate Pti1 chromosome D1, P.tigris_Pti1_mat1.1, whole genome shotgun sequence encodes:
- the LOC102961592 gene encoding olfactory receptor 688-like produces the protein MDTTLSITNSSRLQVSEFILVGLPGIHEWQHWLSLPLALLYILALIANILILITIQHEPSLHQPMYQLLGILAIVDIGLATTIMPKILAILWFDAKAISLHECFAQIYAIHTFMGMESGIFLCMAVDRYVAICYPLQYSSIVNEASVIKATLSMVLRNGLLTIPLPVLAAQRHYCSRNEIDHCLCSNLGVTSLACDDATINRVYQLALAWVTLGGDMGLVFASYALIVRSVLRLNSAEATSKALSTCSSHLILIVFFYTAVIVLSVTHLAGRKVPFIPVLFNVLHNVMPPAFNPMVYALRTQELRVGFQRVLGLGENVSRK, from the coding sequence ATGGATACCACCCTGAGTATAACCAATAGCTCAAGGCTTCAAGTGTCTGAGTTCATCCTGGTGGGGCTCCCAGGCATTCATGAGTGGCAGCActggctctccctgcccctggctctgCTCTACATCTTAGCTCTCATTGCCAACATCCTCATCTTGATCACCATCCAACATGAGCCTTCCCTGCACCAGCCCATGTATCAGCTCCTTGGCATCTTGGCTATCGTGGACATTGGCCTGGCTACCACCATCATGCCCAAGATCCTGGCCATTCTCTGGTTTGATGCCAAGGCCATCAGCCTCCACGAGTGCTTTGCTCAGATCTATGCTATCCATACTTTCATGGGAATGGAGTCAGGCATCTTCCTCTGCATGGCTGTGGATAGATATGTAGCCATTTGCTACCCCCTTCAGTACTCCTCCATAGTCAATGAGGCTTCGGTGATCAAAGCCACCCTGTCCATGGTGCTGAGGAATGGCCTGTTGACCATCCCACTGCCTGTACTGGCTGCCCAGCGACACTACTGCTCCAGAAATGAAATTGACCACTGTCTGTGCTCTAATTTGGGGGTCACTAGTCTGGCCTGTGATGACGCCACTATTAACAGAGTATACCAGTTGGCCTTGGCATGGGTTACACTTGGGGGTGACATGGGTCTGGTCTTTGCTTCCTATGCTTTGATTGTTCGCTCAGTGCTGAGGCTGAACTCCGCTGAAGCAACATCAAAGGCCCTGAGTACCTGCAGCTCCCATCTCATCCTCATTGTCTTCTTCTACACAGCCGTTATTGTGCTGTCTGTCACCCACCTGGCAGGAAGAAAGGTCCCCTTCATCCCTGTTCTCTTCAACGTGCTGCATAATGTTATGCCCCCAGCCTTTAACCCCATGGTGTATGCCCTCCGGACCCAGGAGCTGAGAGTGGGCTTCCAGAGGGTGCTTGGTTTGGGTGAGAATGTGTCCAGGAAGTGA